From Zea mays cultivar B73 chromosome 3, Zm-B73-REFERENCE-NAM-5.0, whole genome shotgun sequence:
TATCAGCCGTGctgagcgactcaggactctcgcatgattaatttatggaattaaacttaatctatcatttgcattgcattgtgggttttattattaattgtgatcaattatttaattaggatgatatctacttatacttagtaactgctaataaagttttaaccaacttgttaaaagcaatgctcagccttaactattttctttggtaagccttacacttcacatgagccccacgtAAGtgggctcatgcacattattccctacaacctattgagcgatgaacgtatgcgagctcacccttgctgtactcacacccCCTAGGTCAAAAACAGGTACTGctagaggagcatgaaggatgtcgcgatgagttcgtgagaggtctaggtcgtcgtctcccagtcaactatggttgcgaaGGATTGTTGTCTTTATATGATGCAATTATTTAGCTatgttgtacagaactcctattatatagtaaagatgtgacattcatttttgtaccatgagtcatcatatgtgtgagacttgatcctaacacacatttgattcgcgtcTAGGGttgcccttaaaaccgggtgtgacaccatacCTCCCCATTATATAAACGAAATGGTACGACGGATTGACGCCCCCACAATCAATCCAACTAAATATATTTATCAAGTTTACTTTATTTGCATTGTTCTCTCCATTCACTGGTAGTACGAGTAATATAGCTTTAGTTTAGCCCGAGTATTAGTCTTCCTTAACCTATTATTTCATCTCTAGGCGATTTTATGTCGCCTAGGGATGTCCCGGGTGGCTTGTCGATCctagatcatccccgggaaactctCCTCCCCGTCGGGGTCCCTCCCGAGGGGTGAATCCTTATGTCGTCTAGGGATATCCTGGGTGGCTTGTCGATCCCAAATCATCCCCTAGAAACTCTCCTCCCCGTCGGGTCCCTCCTGAGGGGCGAATCCTAGGGTTCTTTGCGAAGGAGACCCTaagccgcggaccgtccacaCTCACACAGAGAGCACCGCTAGGTAGTTCTTTAGTGCTTGGTGCCAAATCGACGTCTACCCGTTTGGTCCATCACCCTAGGGATAAATAAGCTGCCACATAAATAATCTTGTATACACTCAAAAGTTGTGATATGAATAAACCAAACAGCCAAAAGGACATGACCGTCTCTCGATCGatcctgtctctctctctctctctctctgtctcacaCGTCACACACACATACATGGACGACGTCGTACATACATGCTACCATGCACATGCAAGCGTACGTGCACACACGGAGAGATTTTATTTAGTAGTACATAGCAGTAGACAAGTAGCCATCGATCATCACGCGTAGATTGATAGATATCATCATGACGACGATCGATGATCCGGCCGGCGGCGACGGCGGAATGGTTGGTCGATCGATCAGGCGGCCGTCGTCGCGCGTGGTCTAGGTTTTAGTTCACCCTGTGCATGATCATGGAACGAACGAAGCACAAACGATCTGAGTCATCAGTACACATCCATATCCATGAATGCATGCATACTACCCTACCTGGAGCAGTCGGTGGAGGTGCTGATGGTGTAGGGGATGCTGACGCCGCACTTGGAGGGGATGCTGGCGGCGTTGCCGGCGTTGAGGCCGCTGACGCCCCTGGCGGCGTTCTTGAGGCAGTTGCAGGCGGCGCGCCTgtcggcggcggtgctggcggcgcTCTTGAGGTTCCTGACGCCGCTACAGCAGGACGCGGAGGGGCCGGACCCCGTGCCGCGGGCGTAGGAGAGGCAGGGCGCGATGGCGGAGCTCACCTGCCCGCAGGTGATGGCGGCCTCCGAGGTCGTCGCCGCCGCTGCCAGCAGCAGCACCGCGGCCACCACGGCGACCGCTACGGCAGATTGCGTGCGAGCCATGTCGACCGTTTCGTCTCTTGACACTTGCGTGCGACTGCTCGTAGGACTGTGGGTACTGGCTTGGGAGTGGTGACTGCAGGTAAGTGGCCTGAGGAGATTGCAATGGAATGTTGCTCATTAAATAGGCTAGCGATTGCTGATGACAGATGTGCGTGCAGTTTCTGGCAGTCGGTGGAATGCTGGACATTCCGTCACCATCTTCCATGGACGGTAGCTGCCATCCGTCGAAGTTATTAGGAGGTGGTTGGGCGTTGGGATATACTCCTACATTAGTGCATGTCGAGGGATAGGCAGAGAGAGTTAATTCATTAGCATTAATTAGCAGCGGTGGGAAATTTAATAGACTAGAATAAGTAAGCATCCTATCGAACGCTCTATATGTCGAGATGTTGGCTTCCGATTAAAGACGGCTTTTAAAACTGCTGCAGCTAGCTGTAATCTATCGAGGCAAAACGTTATAGAAGCCGCTATGGACTAAAGCCAAACAAACACACTGATGTATCGGGCGATGCAAAATCACATGAAAGTCTATATCGAAAAAAAACTGATATTAAATTCTCTCTCCTTTACATTAAAATAAAGTTTTTTTTAGAATCAACAGTTCCTTGTATCATGCGACTAAGCAGAAGGTGCACTCTCACAGCAACTGCATAGCACACTCGGACCAAGTCAAAGAGGAAAAACAAGAAAAAAACTAGCAATTTGCAAGGAGGCTCGAAAGATGTCGGGCACCTGCAGCCATCCAAGAATTTGCCGCTTCACGAATCCACACAGCAACCTAGCTGCTAGACTGATTGTTAACATATATGTGTTGTATTCCAAATATGGTTGAGATATTGCCGGCTAAGATCTATAGGCAGTTAATAGAAATAGATCAATTGTAACCATGTAAAACTTATCCTTTCCTAGAATAGATCTAAAGCTGGCCATACTCATCTATATATATGTAACTCGCGCCTTGTTTTTGTGCCACCAGAAATATCAAACACGAAGCCGTCGTGATCTCTGGAGCGGAGACCGACGTTCCACCTATTTCCATCGCGCCTCTGATTTCTACATGGTACCAGAGCCTAGGGTTAATCATCCTAGCAATGGCGTCCTCAAACTCGTCATCGAATCCTCTCCTTGGTGTTCAAGTCACAGAGAAACTCACTCGCCAGAATCACGGTATGTGGTCGGCGCAAGTTCTTGCGATCTTACGAGGCGCAAGACTGGAGCGGTATGTCAACGGCAAAGCCGTCGCTCCATCTGAAGAAATTGATGAGAAGCAGAGCGACGGCAAGATCGCTAAGGTTTCCAATCCAGCCTACGACGAATGGTTCGCCACGGACCAACAAGTCCTAGGATTTCTTCTCACCTCCCTGTCCAGGGATATCTTGGCACAAGTCGCCATTGCAAGAACCGCCGCTGAAGCATGGAAGATCATCACCGACATGTTCGCCTCTCACACGCGTGCACGTGCTACTAATGTGCGTCTTGCCCTCGCCACGACGAAGAAGGACAACATGACTGTTGCCCAATACTATGGCAAGATGAAGGGGCTTGCAGACGAGATGGCTGCAGCAGGAAGAccccttgacgatgaggaactgGTGATGTATATCTGCAACGGTCTTGATCTTGAGTACAATCCTCTAGTTTCTGCTCTTGTAACTAGACTAGAACCTGTTACTCCTTCAGAATTGTACTCCCAACTTTTGAGCTTTGAGACTAGATTAGAGTTACAGCTTGGCATCGGGTCATCGTCATCAGCGAATTCAGCAGGAAGAGGCGGCGGCCGTGGTGGGAGCCAGCAAATGCGTGGCCCAAATCGTGGCCGAGGTGGACGGCAGAACTCCGGCCGTAGCTCTGGTGGCCGTGGCCGTGGGCAGCAGCAGCCACTACGGCAAAACCAGCAACGCAGGAGCTTCCCCACGGGCCCAACTGCAACCCACGACAACAATGGGCGCCCAATCTGTCAGGTCTGCTTCAAGACGGGACACACGGCGATTGACTGTTGGCACAGGTTTGATGAAAACTATGTTCCAGAGGAACGCCATGTTGCTGCTGCAATGAGCCCTTATTCTATGGATCAAAACTGGTACATGGACTCTGGTGCTACAGACAATATCACTAGTGATCTTGAGAAGCTCGCCGTTCGTGACAAGTATCATGGAAGTGACCAGATTCATACAGCAAGCGGCGCAGGTATGGAAATCAAACATATTGGTCATTCATTAGTTCACACCCCAACTCGCAATTTACATCTAAACAATATTCTTCATGTTCCAAAGGCCACTAAAAATCTTGTTTCAGTTCATCGCCTCACCAAAGATAATTCTGCTTTCCTTGAATTTCATCCTGATTATTTTTTGATCAAGGATCAGGCAACGAAGAACACCATCCTTAAGGGGCCATGCCGCAAGGGTCTTTACCCTCTTCCTCTACCCGCCATAAAGCAAGCCTTTGGAGTTGTCAAACCATCTTTCGAAAGATGGCACAGTCGTTTGGGTCATGCTTCTGCCCCCATTGTTTCTAAAGTTATTAGCACAAATAATCTTCCTTGTTTAGATGAATCAAATAAAGAGTCGGTGTGTGATGCCTGTCAAAAGGCAAAGAGTCATCAGCTTCCCTATCCCAAGTCACATAGTGTTTCTAGTAAACCTTTGGAGCTTGTGTTTTCAGATGTTTGGGGTCCTCCACCTAATTCGGTTGGAAAGAACAAATATTATGTTAGCTTTATCGATGATTACAGCAAATATGTGTGGATTTATCTTATCAAGCATAAATCTGAAGTTTTTCAGAAATTCAATGAATTTCAAAACCTTGTCGAGAGACTATTTAATCAAAAAATTATTGCCATACAAACTGATTGGGGAGGTGAATATCAGAAGCTTCACTCCTTTTTTGAGCGTGTCGGGATATCTCACCTTGTATCATGTCCTCACGCTCATCAACAAAACGGGGCTGCAGAACGAAAACATAGGCATATTATTGAGGTCGGTTTAGCTCTCCTTGCTCACGCCTCAATCCCTCTTAAATATTGGGAAGATGCTTTTGTAGCTGCCACTTATTTGATTAATCGAACTCCTAGTCGAGTCATAAATTATGACACGCCCCTTGAACGTCTGTTTCAGCAAAAACCAGACTATTCTTCTCTTAGAGTGTTTGGTTGTGCATGTTGGCCACATCTACGTCCCTACAACAcacataaatttcagtttcgctctAAGCAGTGTGTGTTTCTTGGCTATAGTCCCTCGCACAAAGGCTTTAAGTGCTTAGATCCTTCCACAGGCCGGGTCTACATATCTCGGGACGTCGCCTTTGATGAGAATGTCTTTCCTTTCTCACAACTTCATCCAAATGCAGGAGCTCGACTTCGTCAGGAAATTTCTCTCCTTCCATCTGATCTCCAGCCAATACCATCTGATCAAGGGGGAGAACTAATGGGTGATCACAGGTTTGATTCTAATAATCTATGTGATGAAGTGTGTGCAGAAACCGCGTCGCCAGCACGTGTGTCCGCTCTCCCGTCCAGCATCGCTGATCAACCAAATCAAGCTACGTCGCCGACCGAGCTTGGGCAGCAGACAGAATCTCATGCGCCTGATTCCTATGACCCGATCGGCGCCGATTCCACAGAGGATTTGCCACCGCCAGCACCGGGATCGCCTATGGCCGAGGGAGCTGCGTCCCAAATTGTACAGCCTACTGCACCTGAAGATTCAAGGCCAAGGACACGTCTACAAGCTGGAATTCGCAAACCAAAGGTATATACTGATGGCACTATTAGATATGGGTGTTTTACATCATCAGGGGAACCACATAATATAAATGAAGCTTTAGAAGATAAGAATTGGAAAGATGCTATGGATCTAGAATACTCTGCTTTGATGAAAAATAAGACCTGGCATCTTGTACCTCCAAAAAAGGGCACTAATATTATTGACTGTAAATGGGTGTATAAGATAAAGAGAAAGGCAGATGGAAGTCTTGACAGGTACAAGGCTCGTCTTGTTGCTAAAGGCttcaagcaaaggtatgggatagACTATGAAGATACTTTCAGTCCTGTGATTAAGGCAGCGACAATTAGAGTTATTCTTTCTGTTGCCGTGTCAAGAGGTTGGAGTCTTCGTCAACTAGATGTTCAAAATGCCTTTTTACATGGTTTACTAGAAGAGGAAGTTTATATGAAGCAACCACCTGGGTATGAGGACAAATCTTTGCCAAGTTATGTGTGCAGGCTCGACAAGGCTTTATATGGACTCAAACAAGCGCCAAGAGCGTGGTATTCCAGACTTAGTATGAAGTTACAAGACTTGGGTTTCAAATCATCTAAGGCAGACACATCTCTGTTCTTTTATAATAAAGGTAACATCAGTATGTATGTACttgtttatgttgatgacatcattgtggcTAGTTCAACACCAAGTGCAACTTCAGCTTTGCTCAGTGATCTTAACAAAGAGTT
This genomic window contains:
- the LOC542343 gene encoding phospholipid transfer protein precursor, whose product is MARTQSAVAVAVVAAVLLLAAAATTSEAAITCGQVSSAIAPCLSYARGTGSGPSASCCSGVRNLKSAASTAADRRAACNCLKNAARGVSGLNAGNAASIPSKCGVSIPYTISTSTDCSRVN